A region of Lentimicrobium sp. L6 DNA encodes the following proteins:
- the pssA gene encoding CDP-diacylglycerol--serine O-phosphatidyltransferase: MKKHIPNIITSFNLLSGIMAIYFSFFGQLQLAAALMALGAFFDFFDGLAARALNVKSEMGKQMDSLADMVSFGLVPGFIMFQLMQKSEYLPNMMIGGLAILPFLAFIIPVLSAFRLAKFNIDTRQTDSFIGLPTPALALFVGSLPFLIDGVFSMQLLWLNNYYILLALSFALSMLLVSELPLFSLKFKNLKWKDNAIRFVFLGLSILFLALLQIGAFPVVIILYVLLSLFSKK; encoded by the coding sequence ATGAAAAAACATATTCCAAACATCATCACTTCTTTTAATCTCTTAAGTGGTATTATGGCCATCTATTTTAGTTTCTTTGGTCAATTACAGTTGGCTGCGGCATTAATGGCTTTGGGCGCTTTTTTCGATTTCTTTGATGGTTTGGCTGCCAGAGCATTAAATGTGAAGTCCGAAATGGGAAAGCAAATGGATAGCTTAGCTGATATGGTTAGCTTTGGTTTGGTTCCCGGTTTTATTATGTTCCAATTGATGCAAAAAAGCGAATACTTACCCAATATGATGATAGGTGGGCTTGCTATATTGCCTTTTCTGGCTTTTATTATTCCTGTATTGTCTGCCTTCCGATTGGCTAAATTTAATATCGATACCAGGCAAACCGATAGTTTTATTGGATTGCCTACTCCCGCATTGGCTTTGTTTGTAGGTAGTTTGCCATTTCTTATCGATGGTGTTTTTAGTATGCAACTCCTTTGGCTCAATAATTACTACATCTTACTTGCGCTCTCTTTTGCATTGTCTATGTTACTGGTCTCTGAACTTCCATTGTTTAGTTTAAAATTTAAGAATTTAAAATGGAAGGATAATGCCATTCGCTTTGTTTTCTTGGGGCTGAGTATTTTATTTCTTGCCCTCCTCCAAATTGGCGCTTTTCCAGTCGTTATTATTTTGTATGTATTATTGTCATTATTCAGCAAAAAGTAA